In Burkholderia contaminans, the following proteins share a genomic window:
- a CDS encoding UDP-3-O-acyl N-acetylglycosamine deacetylase, with amino-acid sequence MSAPSGWATRQGTLARPLAIDGHGLHTGRRVGVRILPARPEEGVTGIAFRRVAQGRTLATLPVDPALRRAQPLCTMLRNADGVGVRTVEHLLASLLACEIDHAIVEIDAEEVPILDGSAAPWVDAIRACGRVALDAPKRFIRVLRPVVVTDGEGDQRREMRIEPAPRYELSVRNDLRGFGDMHWDGALTPAAFATEIAPSRSYGRVKWAVPAIVAGYLRGVPILRGARPSCTASIVGNRVLGGMRLPEEFVRHRVLDLVGDLALAGAPLLARVSALRPSHEMNFRLVDALLAEPEAWQWAEFPDA; translated from the coding sequence ATGAGTGCACCGTCCGGCTGGGCAACACGTCAGGGCACGCTGGCACGTCCGCTGGCGATCGACGGTCACGGGCTGCATACGGGGCGCCGGGTCGGTGTACGGATCCTGCCCGCGCGTCCGGAAGAGGGCGTGACGGGCATCGCGTTCCGTCGCGTCGCGCAGGGGCGCACGCTCGCGACGCTGCCGGTCGATCCCGCGCTGCGCCGCGCGCAGCCGCTGTGCACGATGCTGCGCAATGCCGATGGTGTCGGCGTTCGCACGGTCGAGCATCTGCTCGCTTCGCTGCTGGCATGCGAGATCGATCACGCGATCGTCGAGATCGATGCCGAGGAAGTACCGATTCTCGATGGCAGCGCCGCGCCGTGGGTGGATGCCATCCGCGCGTGCGGCCGTGTCGCGCTCGATGCACCGAAACGCTTCATCCGCGTGCTGCGGCCCGTCGTCGTCACGGATGGCGAGGGCGACCAGCGGCGCGAAATGCGGATCGAGCCGGCGCCGCGTTACGAACTGAGCGTGCGCAACGACCTGCGCGGCTTCGGCGACATGCACTGGGATGGCGCGCTGACGCCGGCCGCATTCGCGACCGAAATCGCGCCGTCGCGCTCGTATGGCCGCGTGAAGTGGGCGGTACCCGCGATCGTCGCCGGTTATCTGCGCGGCGTGCCGATCCTGCGCGGCGCGCGGCCGTCGTGCACGGCGTCCATCGTCGGCAATCGCGTGCTGGGCGGGATGCGGCTGCCGGAAGAGTTCGTCCGGCATCGCGTGCTCGACCTGGTCGGCGATCTCGCGCTGGCCGGCGCGCCGCTGCTGGCGCGCGTGAGCGCGCTGCGGCCGAGCCACGAGATGAATTTCCGGCTGGTCGACGCGCTGCTGGCCGAACCTGAGGCGTGGCAATGGGCCGAGTTTCCCGACGCGTGA
- a CDS encoding aminotransferase class I/II-fold pyridoxal phosphate-dependent enzyme, whose translation MALGEHLRQQLAAKALKRQLERATDAAAAPGVPGTLAAQTASARSRFESMPQYQQVRIMREMGEKLRVDSPFFRVHEGVAGATTQIGGREYLNFANYNYLGLAGDPAVSSRAKAAIDRYGTSASASRMVAGERPVQRDLERALAAFYETDDCVAFVSGHATNVTVIGALFGPGDLVVHDSLAPNSIVQGAQLSGAKRLSFAHNDWQALDELLSRVRREYRHVLIAIEGLYSMDGDFPDLQRFVDVKTRHGAFLLVDEAHSLGVLGATGKGIREHCGVAPDQVDMWMGTMSKTLAGCGGFIAGCQPLVDMLRHLAPGFLYSVGLAPTLAEASLAALERLQAEPERVAQLQARGRQFLTEARAAGLNTGTSAGFAVVPVITGSSLKAAQWANAMFDEGINVQPIFYPAVEEKAARLRFFICSTHEPEQISRTVAVLSRLAGRSA comes from the coding sequence ATGGCACTGGGAGAGCATCTTCGCCAGCAACTGGCGGCGAAAGCGCTGAAACGGCAACTGGAGCGCGCGACCGATGCGGCCGCGGCACCAGGCGTGCCCGGCACGCTGGCCGCGCAGACCGCATCGGCGCGCAGCCGCTTCGAATCGATGCCGCAGTATCAGCAGGTCCGGATCATGCGCGAGATGGGCGAGAAGCTGCGCGTCGACTCGCCGTTTTTCCGCGTGCATGAAGGCGTGGCCGGTGCGACGACGCAGATCGGCGGCCGCGAGTACCTGAACTTCGCGAACTACAACTACCTCGGCCTGGCCGGCGATCCGGCCGTGTCGTCGCGTGCGAAAGCCGCGATCGACCGTTACGGCACGTCGGCCTCCGCGAGCCGGATGGTCGCGGGCGAGCGTCCGGTGCAGCGCGATCTCGAGCGCGCGCTGGCCGCGTTCTACGAGACCGACGACTGTGTCGCGTTCGTGAGCGGTCATGCGACGAACGTGACCGTGATCGGCGCGCTGTTCGGCCCCGGTGATCTGGTCGTCCACGATTCGCTCGCGCCCAACAGCATCGTGCAGGGCGCGCAGCTGAGCGGCGCGAAGCGGCTGAGCTTCGCGCACAACGACTGGCAGGCGCTCGACGAACTGCTGTCGCGCGTGCGCCGCGAATACCGGCACGTGCTGATCGCGATCGAAGGGCTGTACAGCATGGACGGCGATTTCCCCGACCTGCAGCGCTTCGTCGACGTGAAGACGCGCCACGGTGCGTTCCTGCTGGTCGACGAGGCGCATTCGCTCGGCGTGCTCGGCGCGACCGGCAAGGGCATCCGCGAGCACTGCGGCGTCGCGCCCGACCAGGTCGACATGTGGATGGGCACGATGAGCAAGACGCTGGCGGGCTGCGGCGGCTTCATCGCCGGCTGCCAGCCGCTGGTCGACATGCTGCGCCACCTGGCGCCGGGTTTCCTGTACAGCGTCGGGCTCGCGCCCACGCTCGCCGAAGCGTCGCTGGCCGCGCTCGAGCGCCTGCAGGCCGAGCCGGAGCGCGTCGCGCAACTGCAGGCGCGCGGGCGACAGTTCCTGACCGAGGCGCGTGCCGCCGGGCTGAATACGGGCACGAGTGCGGGGTTCGCGGTCGTGCCGGTGATCACAGGGAGCTCGCTGAAGGCCGCGCAATGGGCCAATGCGATGTTCGACGAAGGGATCAACGTGCAGCCGATCTTCTATCCGGCCGTCGAGGAAAAGGCCGCGCGTCTGCGCTTCTTCATCTGCTCGACGCACGAGCCGGAGCAGATCAGCCGGACGGTCGCCGTATTGTCGCGTCTCGCGGGGCGCAGCGCGTGA
- a CDS encoding GNAT family N-acetyltransferase → MTLAGASAQAAPRAGERVRFRAAAAGDAAACAPLVFASGVAEFGFFLGESDARCIAFLQQAFRSRHGRFSWRRHRVAVADDGSVLAVMAIHDGQQTMFDDVHVVWALARFFGVRRTIGQLLRGLILETEIPAPKRSQILVAHCATDERQRGTGIFSALFRDALDTGALPADGSRDVVLDVLTRNVRARALYERLGFTALPRPRARSRRLLAELDSVRMGLSRRT, encoded by the coding sequence GTGACGCTGGCCGGCGCGTCCGCGCAGGCGGCGCCGCGCGCCGGTGAGCGCGTGCGGTTTCGTGCGGCCGCTGCGGGCGACGCGGCGGCGTGCGCGCCGCTCGTGTTTGCATCCGGCGTGGCCGAATTCGGGTTCTTTCTCGGCGAAAGCGACGCACGCTGCATCGCGTTTCTGCAGCAGGCGTTCCGGTCGCGTCACGGGCGCTTCTCGTGGCGCCGGCATCGTGTCGCGGTCGCGGACGATGGCTCCGTGCTCGCCGTGATGGCGATCCACGACGGGCAGCAGACGATGTTCGACGACGTGCATGTCGTGTGGGCACTGGCGCGCTTTTTCGGTGTGCGCCGCACGATTGGCCAGTTGTTGCGCGGGCTGATCCTCGAAACGGAAATTCCGGCGCCGAAGCGCTCGCAGATCCTCGTCGCGCATTGTGCGACTGACGAGCGTCAGCGTGGTACGGGGATCTTCAGCGCGTTGTTTCGGGATGCGTTGGACACCGGCGCATTGCCCGCCGACGGCAGCCGTGACGTCGTGCTCGACGTGCTGACCCGCAACGTGCGGGCCCGTGCGCTTTACGAACGGCTCGGGTTCACCGCATTGCCGCGGCCGCGCGCCCGTTCGCGCCGGCTGCTGGCCGAACTCGATTCGGTCCGGATGGGGTTGTCGCGTCGCACCTGA
- the cysC gene encoding adenylyl-sulfate kinase produces MPQDFKNLSPATPTNGHSASSDVKQDRAFVVWLTGISGAGKSTLATLLQEQLNARGLRTYLLDADRLREGLNRDLGFSDADRHENIRRTAEVAKLLVDAGFVVIAALISPFQEARAKARARFAAGTFFEVFVDTSLEVAEARDPKGLYALARQGAIRQFTGIDSVYEPPQSPDVHVRTAETSPSECVDAIIRKLPLGG; encoded by the coding sequence ATGCCCCAAGATTTCAAGAATTTGTCACCCGCCACGCCGACGAACGGTCATTCCGCCAGTTCTGACGTGAAACAGGATCGAGCCTTCGTGGTGTGGCTGACCGGTATCTCCGGCGCAGGCAAATCGACGCTGGCAACTCTGCTGCAGGAACAACTCAATGCCCGCGGACTGCGCACCTATCTGCTGGATGCTGACCGCCTGCGCGAGGGGCTGAACCGGGATCTCGGATTCAGCGATGCCGATCGCCATGAAAATATCCGACGAACCGCCGAGGTGGCGAAGCTGCTGGTGGATGCCGGATTCGTCGTCATCGCTGCGCTGATCTCACCATTCCAGGAGGCGCGCGCCAAAGCGCGTGCGCGCTTTGCGGCTGGTACGTTCTTCGAAGTCTTTGTCGATACTTCACTCGAAGTCGCAGAGGCTCGCGACCCGAAGGGACTCTACGCGTTGGCAAGGCAAGGCGCGATTCGCCAATTTACCGGCATCGATTCCGTCTATGAGCCACCGCAGTCCCCTGACGTTCACGTCAGGACGGCCGAGACGAGCCCCTCGGAATGTGTAGACGCGATCATCCGGAAACTGCCGCTGGGCGGCTGA
- a CDS encoding class II glutamine amidotransferase, which produces MCRWLAYTGNPIHLETVLFRAKHSLIDQSLHSELGATTTNGDGFGIGWYGHPDELPFRYRSVHPAWNDRNLREAARAIRSRMFIAHIRAATDTPVQETNCHPFRHGRWLFAHNGLIRDFHKLRRDLTMKVDPALFPTLEGSTDSELMFRLALTYGLEQTPLPALERMVGVVEESATQHRVAAPLNMTICATDGERIIAVRYSSERQSRSLFHSTSFKHLHELYPHNPRIAEAGDDAFMVVSEPLVDLRGAWEEVPESTAIVAQGADVQQRPFSPRHK; this is translated from the coding sequence ATGTGCCGCTGGCTCGCCTATACGGGTAATCCGATTCATCTCGAGACGGTGCTGTTCCGCGCGAAGCATTCGCTGATCGACCAGAGCCTGCATTCGGAGCTGGGGGCGACGACCACCAACGGCGACGGTTTCGGCATCGGCTGGTACGGGCACCCCGACGAACTCCCGTTCCGCTACCGCTCCGTGCATCCCGCGTGGAACGATCGCAACCTGCGCGAAGCTGCGCGCGCGATCCGCTCGCGGATGTTCATCGCGCACATCCGCGCGGCCACCGACACCCCCGTGCAGGAAACCAACTGCCACCCGTTCCGCCACGGCCGCTGGCTGTTCGCGCACAACGGGCTGATCCGCGACTTCCACAAGCTGCGCCGCGACCTGACGATGAAGGTCGATCCCGCGCTGTTCCCGACGCTCGAAGGCTCGACCGACTCCGAACTGATGTTCCGCCTCGCGCTGACCTACGGCCTCGAGCAGACGCCGCTGCCGGCGCTCGAGCGGATGGTCGGCGTGGTCGAGGAGAGCGCCACGCAGCACCGCGTGGCCGCCCCGCTCAACATGACGATCTGCGCGACCGACGGCGAACGGATCATCGCGGTGCGCTACTCGAGCGAACGGCAGTCGCGCTCGCTGTTCCACAGCACGTCGTTCAAGCACCTGCACGAGTTGTATCCGCACAACCCGCGCATCGCCGAAGCCGGCGACGACGCGTTCATGGTCGTGTCCGAGCCGCTCGTCGACTTGCGGGGTGCGTGGGAGGAAGTGCCGGAGAGCACGGCGATCGTCGCGCAGGGCGCCGATGTGCAGCAGCGGCCGTTCAGCCCGCGGCACAAGTAG
- a CDS encoding carboxymuconolactone decarboxylase family protein has product MLNWNEYRKELSTRIGEIAKLSPDTLAGYKALSGAGAKTGHLDAKTRELIALAVAVTTRCDGCIAVHTAEAAKHGATKEEVAEALGVAIALNAGAALVYSARVMDALGE; this is encoded by the coding sequence ATGCTGAACTGGAACGAATACCGGAAGGAACTCTCGACGCGCATCGGCGAGATCGCCAAGCTGTCGCCCGATACGCTGGCCGGCTACAAGGCGCTGTCGGGCGCCGGTGCCAAGACGGGCCATCTCGACGCGAAGACGCGCGAACTGATTGCGCTCGCGGTCGCCGTCACGACGCGCTGCGACGGCTGTATCGCCGTGCACACCGCGGAAGCGGCCAAGCATGGCGCGACCAAGGAGGAAGTGGCCGAAGCGCTCGGCGTCGCGATTGCACTGAACGCAGGTGCGGCGCTCGTCTATTCGGCGCGTGTGATGGACGCGCTCGGCGAGTGA
- a CDS encoding cupin domain-containing protein → MDALSQLLSLGRSHVELDVRCLLDGPFAMPHDPLPSGEAAFHLVLAGTCRLRTADGRTLQLADGDFVLLPAGGAHDLLDAGGGRSRPAAVLREQGAGGGAVLPVKSNLDPAEPGGASVDLLCGRFVYARGAGELLMRTLPHVLHVGLREASGFAPLQLLTSVLRTEASNGQPGAGAIVNALGQALLAYALRAYGRGARVPSGWLALAADARLGPSVQAVLQAPEKPWTVESLGDASAMSRATYARHFRERAGMSVGAFVAQIRMMHACALLQDTQRGQAEIGQAVGYQSEAAFGKAFRAVLGTTPGRWRRAQRGM, encoded by the coding sequence ATGGATGCGTTGAGTCAACTCCTGTCGCTGGGCCGCAGCCATGTCGAGCTCGACGTGCGCTGCCTGCTCGACGGGCCGTTCGCGATGCCGCACGACCCGCTGCCGTCCGGCGAGGCGGCGTTTCACCTGGTGCTGGCCGGAACCTGCCGGCTGCGTACCGCGGACGGGCGCACGCTGCAGCTCGCCGACGGCGATTTCGTGCTGCTGCCCGCGGGTGGCGCGCACGACCTGCTCGATGCAGGGGGCGGCCGGTCGCGGCCGGCTGCGGTGCTGCGCGAACAGGGCGCCGGCGGCGGCGCGGTGCTGCCGGTCAAGTCGAATCTCGATCCGGCCGAACCGGGCGGCGCGAGCGTGGACCTGTTGTGCGGGCGGTTCGTCTATGCGCGCGGCGCGGGCGAACTGCTGATGCGCACGCTGCCGCATGTGCTGCATGTCGGGTTGCGCGAGGCGTCGGGGTTCGCGCCGCTGCAACTGCTGACGAGCGTGCTGCGCACCGAGGCGTCGAACGGACAGCCGGGCGCCGGCGCGATCGTGAACGCGCTCGGGCAGGCGCTGCTCGCGTACGCGTTGCGCGCATACGGTCGGGGTGCGCGCGTGCCGTCCGGCTGGCTGGCGCTGGCGGCCGACGCGCGGCTCGGCCCGTCGGTCCAGGCCGTGCTGCAGGCGCCGGAGAAACCGTGGACGGTCGAGTCGCTCGGCGACGCCTCCGCGATGTCGCGCGCGACGTACGCACGGCATTTCCGCGAGCGGGCCGGGATGAGCGTCGGCGCATTCGTCGCGCAGATCCGGATGATGCACGCGTGCGCGCTGCTGCAGGACACGCAGCGCGGGCAGGCGGAGATCGGTCAGGCGGTCGGCTACCAGTCCGAGGCCGCCTTCGGCAAGGCGTTTCGCGCAGTGCTCGGCACGACGCCGGGACGCTGGCGACGGGCGCAGCGCGGCATGTAA
- the yiaA gene encoding inner membrane protein YiaA yields MNQTTIQQPSFAFVAASWAALLAGFAAFLIGLWNAGMQLNEKGYYFTVLVFGLYAAISLQKSVRDRAEGIPVTGIYYGLSWIALLLSIALLVVGLFNATLQLSEKGFYAMSFVLALFGSVAVQKNTRDLQNAKPRYTDAESAPSVQE; encoded by the coding sequence ATGAACCAGACCACCATCCAGCAGCCGTCGTTCGCGTTCGTGGCCGCGTCGTGGGCCGCGCTGCTCGCCGGTTTCGCGGCATTCCTGATCGGTCTCTGGAACGCCGGCATGCAGCTCAACGAGAAGGGCTATTACTTCACCGTGCTGGTGTTCGGTCTCTACGCGGCAATCTCGCTGCAGAAGAGCGTGCGCGACCGCGCGGAAGGCATTCCCGTCACCGGCATCTACTACGGCCTCAGCTGGATCGCGCTGCTGCTGTCGATCGCGCTGCTGGTCGTCGGCCTCTTCAACGCGACGCTGCAGTTGAGCGAGAAGGGCTTCTACGCGATGTCGTTCGTGCTCGCGCTGTTCGGCTCGGTCGCCGTGCAGAAGAACACGCGCGACCTGCAGAACGCGAAGCCGCGCTATACCGACGCGGAATCGGCGCCGTCAGTCCAGGAGTGA
- a CDS encoding glycosyltransferase, which yields MPDFTEATRRSRAAAHAVAAHTALVLETNNLRGGAGLAQAVDSLKRLVSALSKQTVPPAALAQWVITHDGLPADACAEIAALAGRPIDFVEIGASTGYYDAKNDGFDRVDAARCDIVVFGDADCRPADDWLEHLLAPFAREAGDVPAAVAGRTSYAPNVLGIALTSIDFMYFPSPLRDGATRNFYANNVAFRRDVFAQFRYEPLDGVYRAHCQVMGLRMQAAGVAVEFAPGAHTEHRLPDTQRESLKLRWMRGEDSVGLTPYLVNAYLPRGWQWLGRSGPVGPFCVMAMRLGYSLRALNRQQLPRLGAVRYLAAVGVTIAASAVDTLGALARGLGLTGRASARRDLEALSYHRH from the coding sequence ATGCCTGACTTCACAGAAGCCACGCGGCGCTCCCGCGCGGCTGCCCATGCCGTGGCGGCGCACACCGCGCTCGTGCTGGAGACGAACAACCTGCGCGGCGGTGCGGGGCTTGCGCAGGCCGTCGACAGCCTGAAGCGCCTCGTCTCGGCGCTGTCGAAGCAGACCGTGCCGCCCGCGGCGCTCGCGCAATGGGTCATCACGCACGACGGCCTGCCGGCCGATGCGTGCGCGGAAATTGCCGCGCTGGCCGGCCGCCCGATCGACTTCGTCGAGATCGGCGCGAGCACCGGCTACTACGATGCGAAGAACGACGGGTTCGATCGCGTCGACGCGGCCCGCTGCGACATCGTCGTGTTCGGCGATGCCGACTGCCGGCCGGCCGACGACTGGCTCGAGCACCTGCTCGCACCGTTCGCGCGCGAAGCCGGCGATGTGCCCGCCGCGGTGGCGGGGCGCACCAGCTATGCGCCGAACGTGCTCGGCATCGCGCTGACGTCGATCGATTTCATGTATTTCCCGAGCCCGCTGCGTGACGGTGCGACGCGCAATTTCTACGCGAACAACGTCGCGTTCCGTCGCGACGTGTTCGCGCAATTCCGCTACGAGCCGCTCGACGGCGTCTATCGCGCGCATTGCCAGGTGATGGGGCTGCGGATGCAGGCCGCCGGCGTGGCCGTCGAGTTCGCACCGGGCGCGCACACCGAACATCGGCTGCCGGACACGCAACGCGAATCGCTGAAGCTGCGCTGGATGCGCGGCGAGGACAGCGTCGGCCTGACGCCGTATCTCGTGAACGCGTACCTGCCGCGCGGCTGGCAGTGGCTCGGCCGCAGCGGCCCGGTCGGCCCGTTCTGCGTGATGGCGATGCGGCTCGGCTACAGCCTGCGCGCGCTGAATCGCCAGCAGTTGCCGCGGCTTGGCGCCGTCCGCTATCTCGCGGCGGTTGGCGTCACGATCGCGGCGTCCGCCGTCGATACGCTCGGCGCACTCGCACGCGGTTTGGGTCTCACCGGGCGTGCATCGGCCCGGCGCGATCTTGAAGCGCTGTCCTATCACCGTCATTGA
- a CDS encoding phosphatase PAP2 family protein, which yields MRGAGTTMNSLSFRDDRRPDIRQMLAATFGMAAGLAIFFVLERSVTPRYVFATSIDARIPFIAWSWFVYVGFFPFVIALAAYARPPAFAAFKEAVLIAFVLGVVCFLLFPEAVPRPDVAEIGNTFVRHRLARMWQLDLAANGFPSLHVAVTCVACRMLADRRRLVTAAIGLLICTSTLTLKQHTVVDVLGGVALAMVSARWVERRSLRGRLA from the coding sequence ATGCGAGGCGCCGGCACCACGATGAATTCGCTGTCGTTTCGTGACGATCGCCGGCCCGATATCCGGCAGATGCTGGCCGCGACGTTCGGCATGGCAGCCGGCCTCGCGATCTTCTTTGTGCTGGAGCGCAGCGTCACGCCGCGCTACGTGTTTGCCACGTCGATCGATGCGCGGATTCCGTTCATCGCGTGGTCGTGGTTCGTCTATGTCGGCTTCTTTCCGTTCGTGATTGCGCTTGCCGCGTATGCGCGGCCACCCGCGTTCGCCGCGTTCAAGGAGGCCGTGCTGATCGCGTTCGTACTCGGTGTCGTCTGCTTCCTGCTGTTTCCGGAAGCCGTGCCGCGGCCCGACGTCGCGGAGATCGGCAACACGTTCGTGCGCCACCGTCTTGCGCGCATGTGGCAGCTCGATCTCGCGGCCAATGGTTTTCCGAGCCTGCATGTCGCGGTGACGTGCGTTGCCTGCCGGATGCTGGCGGACCGGCGACGGCTCGTGACCGCGGCGATCGGCCTGCTGATCTGCACGTCGACGCTGACGCTCAAGCAGCATACGGTCGTCGATGTGCTGGGTGGCGTGGCGCTCGCGATGGTCAGTGCGCGGTGGGTCGAGCGGCGTTCGCTGCGCGGGAGGCTTGCGTGA
- a CDS encoding fatty acid desaturase family protein produces the protein MTDAHVHHAGSNVELARFVPDPALFRVSTLRVGAALAGDWLMIAVAFAVAIVFVHPLVYALAAIVIARSQLALAVMMHEGAHGLLARNWHVNDAVGQLFAAGPLWLSLRTYRAGHLKHHRAPMEQDDPVALLFGVHDYPVTRGRLIGRLLAYACGIGYVTSVVKLARGEFAHAMPKVGKSRAYAAWEVASMLAGNGVLFAALAWAGHPLLYVTLWIVPSVTLLPLAGQVRAIFEHAGLPACADQSRNARTIVRRSWQTFLFGPHAIHFHIEHHLFARMPFHHLPVVHRQLAQRQLLPDGNLYAGYGGVLRDVSVR, from the coding sequence GTGACGGATGCCCATGTTCATCATGCCGGGTCGAATGTCGAGCTTGCGCGCTTCGTGCCCGATCCCGCGCTGTTTCGCGTGAGCACGTTGCGTGTGGGTGCGGCGCTGGCGGGCGACTGGCTGATGATTGCGGTCGCGTTCGCGGTTGCGATCGTGTTTGTGCATCCGCTCGTGTACGCGTTGGCCGCGATCGTGATCGCGCGCAGCCAGCTTGCGCTCGCGGTGATGATGCACGAAGGCGCGCACGGGTTGCTGGCGCGGAACTGGCATGTCAACGACGCGGTGGGCCAACTGTTCGCGGCCGGGCCGCTGTGGCTGTCGCTGCGTACGTATCGTGCGGGCCACCTGAAGCATCATCGAGCGCCGATGGAGCAGGACGATCCCGTCGCGCTGCTGTTCGGCGTGCACGACTATCCGGTGACGCGCGGGCGGCTGATCGGCCGCCTGCTCGCATACGCATGCGGGATCGGCTACGTGACGAGTGTCGTGAAGCTCGCGCGCGGCGAGTTTGCGCATGCAATGCCGAAGGTCGGGAAGTCGCGTGCGTACGCCGCGTGGGAAGTTGCGTCGATGCTGGCCGGCAACGGCGTGCTGTTCGCCGCGCTCGCATGGGCCGGGCATCCGCTGCTGTACGTGACGTTATGGATCGTACCGTCCGTCACGCTGCTGCCGCTCGCGGGGCAGGTGCGGGCGATTTTCGAACATGCGGGGCTGCCGGCCTGTGCGGACCAGAGCCGCAACGCGCGCACGATCGTCCGGCGTTCGTGGCAGACGTTCCTGTTCGGCCCGCACGCGATTCATTTTCATATCGAGCATCACCTGTTCGCGCGGATGCCGTTTCATCACCTGCCGGTCGTGCATCGGCAGCTTGCGCAGCGGCAGTTGCTGCCGGACGGCAATCTGTACGCGGGATATGGTGGTGTGCTGCGCGACGTCAGTGTGCGCTGA
- the ybgF gene encoding tol-pal system protein YbgF, translating to MTHRVSLLRVAAAFCVAGAAWSAAPAHAGVFDDNEARRAVLDLRSKTDNLASQLSAAQRTILDQSGRLDQLNQQVATLRGENEDLTNRLTTLERQQKEYYQDLDTRLKKFEPQQATIDGVEGTVQPGETDALNAAQQQFRNGNFKAAAASFRAFIAKYPQSPYQPTAQYWYGNAQYALRDYRGSTATWQGIVSKFPQHPRAADALVAIGTNQLEQGQKAAAKKTFEQVVSQYAGSNAAQTAQGKLETIK from the coding sequence ATGACGCACCGTGTATCCCTGCTGCGCGTTGCTGCAGCATTCTGCGTCGCCGGCGCGGCGTGGTCGGCCGCGCCGGCGCACGCCGGCGTGTTCGACGACAACGAAGCGCGCCGCGCCGTGCTCGATCTGCGCAGCAAAACCGACAACCTGGCGAGCCAGTTGTCCGCCGCCCAGCGTACGATCCTCGATCAATCCGGCCGTCTCGACCAGCTGAACCAGCAGGTCGCGACGCTGCGCGGCGAGAACGAGGATCTGACGAACCGGCTGACGACACTCGAGCGGCAGCAGAAGGAGTACTACCAGGATCTCGACACGCGGCTCAAGAAGTTCGAGCCGCAGCAAGCGACGATCGATGGTGTCGAAGGCACCGTGCAGCCGGGTGAAACGGATGCGCTCAATGCGGCGCAGCAGCAGTTCCGCAACGGCAACTTCAAGGCGGCCGCGGCTTCGTTCCGCGCGTTCATCGCGAAGTATCCGCAGAGCCCCTACCAGCCGACCGCGCAGTACTGGTACGGCAATGCGCAATACGCGCTGCGCGACTACCGCGGCTCGACTGCAACGTGGCAAGGGATCGTCAGCAAGTTCCCGCAGCATCCGCGCGCGGCCGACGCCCTCGTGGCAATCGGCACGAACCAGCTCGAACAAGGCCAGAAGGCGGCCGCGAAGAAGACGTTCGAGCAGGTCGTGTCGCAGTACGCCGGGTCGAACGCTGCGCAGACCGCGCAGGGCAAGCTCGAGACGATCAAATAA
- the pal gene encoding peptidoglycan-associated lipoprotein Pal has product MMSNKARLALAVMMISALAACKSGVKLDDNANNAGAVSTQPSADNVAQVNVDPLNDPNSPLAKRSIYFDFDSYSVKDEYQPLMQQHAQYLKSHPQRHVLIQGNTDERGTSEYNLALGQKRAEAVRRAMALLGVNDSQMEAVSLGKEKPQATGHDEASWAQNRRADLVYQQ; this is encoded by the coding sequence ATGATGTCGAATAAAGCTCGTCTGGCCCTGGCCGTGATGATGATCAGCGCGCTCGCAGCGTGCAAGTCGGGCGTGAAGCTCGACGACAACGCAAACAACGCGGGCGCAGTCAGCACGCAACCGAGCGCCGACAACGTCGCGCAAGTGAACGTCGATCCGCTGAACGACCCGAACAGCCCGCTCGCGAAGCGCAGTATCTACTTCGACTTCGACAGCTATTCGGTGAAGGACGAGTACCAGCCGCTGATGCAGCAGCACGCTCAGTACCTGAAGAGCCACCCGCAGCGCCACGTGCTGATCCAGGGCAACACCGACGAACGCGGCACGAGCGAGTACAACCTCGCGCTGGGCCAGAAGCGTGCGGAAGCCGTCCGTCGTGCGATGGCGCTGCTCGGCGTGAACGATTCGCAAATGGAAGCCGTGAGCCTCGGCAAGGAAAAGCCGCAAGCAACGGGTCACGACGAAGCATCGTGGGCGCAGAACCGTCGCGCCGACCTCGTCTACCAACAGTAA